The Planctomycetota bacterium genome has a window encoding:
- a CDS encoding helix-turn-helix domain-containing protein — protein sequence RGGAMGLKENLEELEALRRLLLATEEQAAFGQAVRLARRKRGLTLEALAQAAGLAKSYLSQIETGFAPPPRDDKVRAIARALGQDEETLVTRAHLAQLPDDIKARMARLREIFDSTEAVMRALLEAKVGGRTEPSQAEAEDAAPARGSGGLDLDALHRSGLLHHLAEWGAPRGERAERKVRRIPVINKVAAGYPVEFTDLGYPVGMADEYVSGPAELEDPNAFGVRVVGDSMEPKYHEGDVVIFSPAAEVKSGDDCFVRYSLGARPNDSEATFKRVFFDSKDQVRLQALNEQYAPTLLAPSEIAGIFRAVARYERL from the coding sequence CACGAGGTGGAGCCATGGGTCTCAAGGAGAACTTAGAGGAACTCGAGGCGCTTCGGCGTCTGCTTTTGGCGACGGAGGAGCAGGCGGCTTTCGGCCAGGCCGTGCGCCTCGCCCGGAGGAAGCGGGGGCTGACGCTGGAGGCGCTCGCGCAGGCGGCGGGTTTGGCGAAAAGTTACCTTTCGCAGATCGAGACCGGCTTCGCGCCCCCGCCCCGAGACGACAAGGTCCGCGCGATCGCCCGCGCGCTCGGCCAGGACGAAGAGACGCTCGTCACGCGGGCGCACCTGGCCCAGTTGCCGGACGACATCAAAGCCCGGATGGCGCGGCTCAGGGAGATCTTCGACTCGACGGAGGCGGTAATGCGGGCGCTTCTGGAGGCCAAGGTGGGCGGGCGCACCGAGCCAAGCCAGGCGGAGGCCGAGGACGCGGCGCCGGCGCGCGGAAGCGGCGGCCTGGACCTCGACGCGCTGCATCGGAGCGGCCTATTGCATCACCTGGCGGAATGGGGCGCGCCGCGCGGCGAAAGAGCCGAGCGCAAGGTTCGCCGAATCCCCGTCATCAACAAAGTGGCGGCGGGGTACCCGGTGGAGTTCACAGACCTGGGATACCCGGTCGGGATGGCGGACGAGTACGTGTCGGGCCCGGCGGAACTGGAGGACCCGAACGCGTTTGGGGTGCGCGTCGTGGGCGACTCGATGGAGCCGAAGTACCACGAGGGCGACGTGGTGATTTTCAGTCCGGCGGCGGAGGTGAAATCGGGGGACGACTGCTTCGTGCGGTACTCGCTGGGCGCCCGGCCGAACGATTCCGAGGCGACGTTCAAGCGGGTCTTCTTCGACTCGAAGGACCAGGTGCGCCTGCAGGCGCTGAACGAGCAGTACGCGCCGACGCTACTCGCGCCGAGCGAGATCGCGGGCATTTTCCGCGCCGTGGCGAGGTACGAACGGCTGTAG